The Phocoena phocoena chromosome 4, mPhoPho1.1, whole genome shotgun sequence genome contains a region encoding:
- the LOC136122720 gene encoding cell cycle control protein 50C-like yields MKRKSQDCPSRLPDNSAVKQQQLPAYRLQLSANKILFGFFATGVFCLGVGVILLLSAKTIKEVEINYTEKCANCAKLRENAANFDKECNCSIPFVLPETMKGNVYMYYKLYGFYQNLYRYILSRSNSQLVGTDVKDVRNCAPFKTSHNGIPIAPCGAIANSMFNDTIILSYNLNSSIHIKVPMIRSGITWWTDKYVKFQNPSFQNLSSAFAGTTKPPNWPKPAYELDEEDPGNNGFINDDFIVWMRTAAFPTFKKLYRRLHRIEHFTEGLPAGSYSFNITYNFPVNRFQGEKAVVLSTLTWSGGSSLFLGLAYMVTGAVTWLAFFSMLAVHLRLRERKMFFLQQ; encoded by the exons ATGAAGAGGAAATCCCAGGACTGCCCGTCCAGATTGCCAGACAACAGTGCCGTGAAGCAGCAGCAGTTGCCCGCCTACCGGCTACAGCTCTCAGCCAACAAAATCCTCTTCGGCTTTTTTGCCACAGGCGTGTTCTGCCTTGGAGTGGGTGTCATCCTTCTGTTGTCTGCAAAGACCATCAAGGAAGTAGAG ATTAATTACACAGAAAAATGTGCAAATTGTGCAAAACTGCGGGAAAATGCTGCTAATTTTGACAAAGAATGCAACTGCTCTATTCCCTTTGTCCTTCCAGAGACAATGAAG GGTAATGTTTATATGTACTACAAATTGTATGGCTTCTATCAGAACCTCTATCGATATATTCTATCCAGAAGTAATAGCCAACTGGTGGGTACAGATGTAAAG GATGTTAGAAACTGTGCTCCATTCAAAACCTCCCACAATGGGATCCCCATCGCTCCTTGTGGTGCTATTGCCAATAGCATGTTCAATG ACACCATTATTCTTTCTTACAACCTTAATTCATCTATCCATATCAAAGTACCAATGATAAGGAGTGGAATTACATGGTGGACAGACAAGTATGTCAAGTTTCAGAATCCAAGTTTCCAAAATCTTTCTAGTGCATTTGCAG GAACCACAAAACCTCCAAACTGGCCTAAGCCTGCCTATGAACTAGATGAAGAGGATCCAGGAAACAATGGCTTCATCAATGACGACTTCATTGTGTGGATGAGGACAGCCGCATTTCCCACTTTCAAAAAACTGTACCGCCGACTCCATCGAATAGAGCATTTTACTGAAGGCTTGCCTGCTGGTAGTTATAGTTTCAACATAACCTACA acTTTCCTGTAAACAGGTTCCAAGGAGAAAAAGCAGTTGTTCTTTCCACCCTGACATGGAGTGGAGGCAGTAGCCTTTTCTTAGGTCTCGCCTACATGGTGACAGGAGCTGTGACCTGGTTAGCCTTCTTTTCCATGTTGGCAGTTCACTTGAGgctgagagaaaggaaaatgttctTCCTCCAGCAGTAA